The Desulfotignum balticum DSM 7044 sequence GCTGTCATATGCTGACAAATAAAATTCAGGAGATGCCATGAAAGGATATATACAAATATATACAGGAAACGGAAAAGGAAAAACCACGGCCGCGTTAGGGCTGGCCCTGCGGGGGGCCGGGGCCGGGCTTCAGGTGTTTGTGGGACAGTTCCTCAAGCAGGGACCCTATTCGGAAATCAAGGCATTATCCTTATTTGAAAATGTGACCGTGGAACAGTTCGGCATGGGCAAATTTGTCAGAGGCATGCCGTCTGAAGATGAAAAAGCGGCGGCCCGAAAGGGATATGCCCGATTGTGCGGGATTTTGAAAGCCAATGCCCATGACCTGGTGATCGTGGACGAAGGCAATGTGGCGGTTACCTGCCAGCTGTTGACCGAGAATGAACTGCTGGGTTTCATGGATCTGAAACCGGATAATGTGGAACTGGTGATCACAGGCAGAGACGCATCCGCCGCAGTGATCACCCGAGCGGACCTGGTCACTGAGATGAAAGAGATTAAACACTATTATC is a genomic window containing:
- a CDS encoding cob(I)yrinic acid a,c-diamide adenosyltransferase, yielding MKGYIQIYTGNGKGKTTAALGLALRGAGAGLQVFVGQFLKQGPYSEIKALSLFENVTVEQFGMGKFVRGMPSEDEKAAARKGYARLCGILKANAHDLVIVDEGNVAVTCQLLTENELLGFMDLKPDNVELVITGRDASAAVITRADLVTEMKEIKHYYHQGVTARKGIEK